One window from the genome of Diospyros lotus cultivar Yz01 chromosome 11, ASM1463336v1, whole genome shotgun sequence encodes:
- the LOC127813316 gene encoding uncharacterized protein LOC127813316 → MANGWWVRSLQCKLRALDDVVPHSHANSKLLPLLPASSGCRKSAQSLKDVVQTANQNQINPRRRKHKHKRPLPRPTSIQPEPDSHPTTRRSRVPDPTFPALSELPGGHPSRNVVEIIFHTSWSPKAFSGRIEMVFKVENLPRTVARFEEYRGMVKSQAGGGDGGEDQARCVADGNEVMRFFCLGPTAGGQGYECGGGWALQSGKAGICTFSGSGEAHESAGGGRGRRAMLVCRVIAGRVLKGLGLEGRVGFNSVSGENGELLVFDSRAVLPCFLIIYKL, encoded by the coding sequence ATGGCGAACGGGTGGTGGGTGAGATCGTTACAGTGCAAATTAAGAGCCTTAGACGACGTCGTTCCCCACAGCCACGCAAACTCGAAGCTGCTTCCCCTCTTACCCGCATCCTCCGGTTGCAGAAAGAGCGCTCAGAGCCTAAAAGATGTCGTCCAAACCGCCAACCAGAATCAGATCAACCCTAGAAGAAGGAAGCACAAACACAAACGCCCGCTTCCACGACCGACCTCCATCCAACCCGAACCCGACTCCCACCCCACCACACGCCGCTCCCGTGTCCCGGATCCAACCTTTCCGGCGCTCTCCGAGCTCCCGGGCGGCCACCCTTCCCGCAACGTCGTGGAGATCATCTTCCACACCAGCTGGTCCCCCAAGGCGTTTTCCGGTCGGATCGAGATGGTCTTCAAGGTCGAGAACCTGCCCCGGACAGTCGCCCGGTTCGAGGAGTACCGGGGGATGGTGAAGTCCCAGGCGGGTGGTGGCGACGGCGGCGAAGACCAGGCCCGGTGTGTGGCGGACGGGAACGAGGTGATGAGGTTCTTCTGCTTGGGCCCGACGGCCGGCGGCCAGGGGTACGAGTGCGGTGGGGGGTGGGCGTTGCAGTCCGGGAAGGCGGGGATTTGCACGTTCTCCGGCAGCGGCGAAGCCCACGAGAGCGCCGGCGGGGGGAGGGGCCGCCGGGCCATGCTGGTGTGCCGGGTCATTGCGGGTAGGGTGCTGAAGGGGCTGGGGTTGGAGGGACGAGTCGGGTTTAACTCGGTGAGTGGGGAGAATGGCGAGTTACTGGTGTTTGATTCACGCGCGGTTTTGCCTTGCTTTCTTATCATCTACAAGTTGTAA